Proteins encoded by one window of Aptenodytes patagonicus chromosome 9, bAptPat1.pri.cur, whole genome shotgun sequence:
- the LOC143164733 gene encoding thymosin beta-15A homolog: protein MCDKPDLSEVEKFDKKKLKKTNTEEKNTLPSKETIEQEKECVKSS, encoded by the exons ATGTGCGACAAGCCAGACCTCTCGGAAGTGGAGAAATTCGAcaagaagaagctgaagaaaaccaACACGGAGGAGAAGAACACGCTGCCCTCCAAGGAGA CTATTGAGCAGGAGAAGGAATGTGTGAAGTCTTCCTAG
- the RAB9B gene encoding ras-related protein Rab-9B, with the protein MSGKSLLLKVILLGDGGVGKSSLMNRYVTNKFDSQAFHTIGVEFLNRDLEVDGRFVTLQIWDTAGQERFKSLRTPFYRGADCCLLTFSVDDRQSFENLSNWQKEFVYYADVKDPEHFPFVVLGNKIDKLERQVSTEEAQAWCMENGNYPYLETSAKDDTNVAVAFEEAVRQVLAVEEQLEHCMLGHTIDLHSSSKSGSSCC; encoded by the coding sequence atGAGTGGGAAGTCCTTGCTCTTAAAGGTCATTCTCCTTGGGGATGGTGGAGTTGGGAAGAGTTCCCTCATGAACCGGTACGTCACCAACAAGTTTGACTCGCAGGCTTTCCACACAATTGGTGTGGAATTCTTAAACCGGGACCTGGAGGTGGATGGACGTTTTGTGACCCTCCAGATTTGGGACACTGCGGGACAGGAGAGATTCAAGAGCCTGCGAACCCCCTTTTACAGGGGAGCAGACTGCTGCCTGCTGACCTTCAGCGTGGATGACCGGCAGAGCTTTGAGAACCTCAGTAACTGGCAGAAGGAGTTTGTCTATTATGCTGACGTGAAGGACCCTGAACACTTCCCATTTGTAGTCCTGGGCAACAAGATAGACAAGCTTGAGAGACAAGTGAGCACAGAGGAGGCTCAGGCCTGGTGCATGGAAAATGGTAACTATCCATACCTGGAGACTAGTGCCAAGGATGACACCAATGTGGCAGTGGCCTTTGAGGAGGCTGTGCGACAGGTGCTGGCGGTGGAGGAGCAGCTAGAGCACTGCATGCTGGGCCACACCATTGACCTGCACTCCAGCTCCAAGTCAGGGTCTTCCTGTTGTTAA